One genomic segment of Rhizorhabdus phycosphaerae includes these proteins:
- a CDS encoding MBL fold metallo-hydrolase, producing the protein MIRALGLVLAAGLLMGVANGDDPLTRPITGTDAARWLEPDAPLRVFPDLGYIGPRRIKQGVVDTGKGLVLIDAGLPEGIPILRAHLAELGYRLEQVRWLLVTEPHYDHAGAIAAVVRESGARVYASEATATVLQRGISGDEDPQRASLIAYPPVAKVTVVKDGQQLRFGPVTITARAMPGHTPGSMGWSWRSCSAASGCMPVFFAASLNSLTAGTYRYRDHPELVAAFRRSLAMLREEACDVLLSNHAEHSGADLRAMARRSGATPDPMRAPAACKAMADRYAALLDAQLAREDALLK; encoded by the coding sequence TTGATCCGCGCACTGGGTCTTGTCCTTGCGGCCGGCCTCCTGATGGGGGTTGCCAATGGAGATGACCCGCTGACCCGGCCGATCACCGGAACCGACGCGGCGCGCTGGCTTGAGCCGGACGCGCCGCTGCGGGTCTTTCCGGACCTTGGCTATATCGGACCCAGGCGTATCAAGCAGGGCGTGGTCGATACCGGCAAGGGACTCGTCCTGATCGACGCCGGCCTGCCCGAAGGAATTCCCATCCTGCGCGCGCATCTGGCCGAGCTCGGCTATCGTCTCGAGCAGGTCAGATGGCTGCTGGTCACCGAGCCGCATTATGATCATGCCGGGGCAATCGCCGCTGTCGTCCGCGAAAGCGGCGCCCGCGTCTATGCCTCGGAAGCCACCGCGACCGTCCTGCAACGCGGCATAAGCGGCGACGAAGACCCGCAGCGGGCCAGCCTGATTGCCTACCCTCCGGTCGCGAAGGTCACTGTGGTGAAGGACGGGCAGCAACTGCGCTTCGGCCCGGTCACGATCACGGCGCGCGCGATGCCGGGGCACACGCCGGGATCGATGGGCTGGTCTTGGCGGTCCTGCAGCGCGGCATCCGGCTGCATGCCCGTATTTTTCGCGGCCAGTCTCAACTCCCTGACGGCCGGCACCTATCGCTATCGGGATCATCCCGAGCTCGTTGCCGCTTTCCGGCGCAGCCTGGCCATGCTGCGCGAAGAAGCTTGCGATGTCCTTCTGTCCAACCACGCGGAGCATTCGGGGGCGGACCTGCGCGCGATGGCGAGACGCAGCGGCGCGACGCCCGATCCGATGCGCGCTCCCGCTGCCTGCAAGGCTATGGCGGACAGATATGCCGCTCTGCTCGACGCCCAACTCGCCCGTGAGGACGCGCTCTTAAAGTAA
- a CDS encoding class I SAM-dependent methyltransferase: MKDKLPPPYTALKRHPMMPEASHDEAARFNFLTLFNRYLSGDIGRGNRIAYEKRVLPAFREIHRRDPEDREEIRVAMNQDPFHRTWSALKRNSMEMRQQNGRQIVLRQLDALDARARAFNEASGLLELNPGIEQPVYAACVDIHCQPGGYHGGEHPDDVTVGANYDVGLFATTGGALGSLNDGGGQAVVAWVKANRPDWYPERILDVGCTVGHNAVPFAQHFPNAEVIAIDTAAASLRYGAARAAGLGVKNIRFIQASGEDLSRFPDGHFDWVQTTMFLHELSADSMPRILAECQRVLKPGGLLLHVEQPQYGPDMPLYEQFIRDWDAYNNNEPFWSAMHGIDLKAVMEEAGFPIDHQFVTGVRAVPDKSLFRGSPDGEEEDYGRAAIWNAYGAWKPQVTSQAAAKEISA; encoded by the coding sequence ATGAAGGACAAGCTACCGCCACCCTATACCGCCCTGAAGCGCCATCCGATGATGCCGGAGGCCAGCCATGACGAGGCCGCGCGGTTCAACTTTCTCACTCTGTTCAACCGCTATCTTTCCGGGGACATAGGCCGGGGCAACCGGATCGCTTACGAGAAGCGGGTTCTGCCGGCCTTCAGGGAAATCCATCGGCGCGATCCCGAGGACCGCGAAGAAATCCGCGTGGCGATGAACCAGGACCCGTTTCATCGGACATGGTCGGCCCTGAAACGCAACTCGATGGAAATGCGCCAGCAGAATGGCCGGCAGATCGTGCTGCGCCAGTTGGACGCGCTCGATGCCAGGGCCAGGGCCTTCAATGAGGCATCGGGCCTCCTCGAACTGAACCCAGGCATTGAGCAACCAGTCTATGCTGCCTGCGTGGACATCCATTGCCAGCCCGGCGGTTATCATGGCGGCGAGCACCCTGACGACGTGACGGTCGGGGCGAATTACGACGTGGGCCTTTTTGCGACGACAGGCGGCGCGCTCGGCAGTCTCAACGACGGGGGTGGCCAGGCCGTGGTCGCCTGGGTCAAGGCCAACCGGCCTGACTGGTACCCCGAACGCATCCTCGACGTCGGCTGCACGGTCGGCCACAACGCGGTGCCCTTCGCGCAGCATTTCCCCAACGCCGAAGTGATCGCGATCGACACGGCAGCGGCTTCTCTACGCTATGGCGCGGCACGCGCGGCAGGGCTGGGTGTGAAGAACATCCGGTTCATTCAGGCGAGTGGCGAGGATCTGTCGCGCTTTCCCGACGGTCATTTCGACTGGGTGCAGACCACGATGTTCCTGCACGAACTTTCGGCCGACTCCATGCCCAGGATCTTGGCCGAGTGTCAGCGGGTGCTGAAGCCCGGCGGCCTGCTACTCCACGTCGAGCAGCCGCAATATGGTCCCGACATGCCGCTCTACGAGCAGTTCATCCGCGACTGGGATGCCTATAACAATAACGAGCCCTTCTGGTCGGCGATGCACGGGATCGATCTCAAGGCGGTCATGGAAGAGGCCGGATTCCCGATCGATCATCAATTTGTGACCGGTGTGCGAGCAGTTCCAGATAAAAGCCTGTTCCGTGGATCGCCCGATGGCGAGGAGGAGGATTACGGACGCGCTGCGATCTGGAACGCCTACGGGGCATGGAAACCCCAGGTGACAAGCCAGGCAGCAGCAAAGGAGATTTCGGCATGA
- a CDS encoding CaiB/BaiF CoA transferase family protein has protein sequence MTGATGPTPLAGIKVIEFTHMVMGPTVGHILAGLGADVIRVEPLGGDRTRRLLGSGAGYFPMYNRGKRSICLDLKSDEGKAVARDLCVDADILVENFRPGALDRLGLSFEALSAANPRLIYCSEKGFLPGPYEDRTALDEVAQMMGGLAYMTGPPGRPLRAGSSVVDVTGGMFGVIGILAALEERHRTGKGQKVVASLFETTVYLVGQHMAQFAVTGKAAAPMPARISAWAIYDVFETKDEPVFIGVVSDSLWEKFCVLFALDDLWADEAIRTNNERVLARDRILPRIRDLMASMTRSEIVAKLEGTGLPFAPIGRPEDMFDDPQLATGGLEEVVLDDGKPTRLPTVPLEMDGKRPGSSVVLPRPGADSRAILEGLGYPAQRIETLIEQGAVETA, from the coding sequence TTGACCGGCGCGACCGGACCTACCCCGCTCGCGGGGATCAAGGTCATCGAATTCACCCATATGGTCATGGGGCCTACCGTCGGCCATATCCTCGCCGGCCTTGGCGCGGATGTGATCCGCGTCGAACCTCTGGGTGGGGATCGCACGCGCCGCCTGCTCGGTTCCGGCGCGGGCTATTTCCCGATGTACAACCGGGGCAAGCGCTCGATCTGCCTCGACCTCAAGTCGGACGAAGGCAAGGCCGTTGCGCGCGATCTGTGCGTCGATGCCGATATACTGGTCGAAAATTTCCGTCCCGGAGCACTCGATCGGCTGGGCTTGTCGTTCGAGGCCCTGTCGGCGGCCAATCCGCGCCTGATCTACTGCTCGGAAAAGGGGTTTCTCCCCGGCCCTTATGAAGATCGCACCGCGCTGGACGAAGTGGCGCAGATGATGGGCGGCCTCGCCTATATGACCGGGCCTCCCGGACGCCCGCTGCGGGCGGGATCCAGCGTGGTCGACGTGACCGGCGGCATGTTCGGCGTGATCGGCATCCTCGCCGCGCTCGAAGAGCGTCACCGCACGGGCAAGGGCCAGAAGGTCGTCGCCAGCCTGTTCGAAACGACGGTCTACCTCGTCGGCCAGCACATGGCGCAGTTCGCCGTCACCGGAAAGGCGGCGGCACCGATGCCCGCGCGCATTTCGGCCTGGGCGATCTACGACGTGTTCGAGACGAAGGACGAACCCGTATTCATCGGCGTGGTGTCGGACAGTTTGTGGGAGAAGTTCTGCGTCCTGTTCGCGCTCGACGATCTGTGGGCGGACGAGGCGATCCGGACCAACAACGAACGTGTCCTGGCCCGCGACCGGATCCTGCCGCGCATCCGCGACCTGATGGCCTCGATGACCCGGTCGGAAATCGTCGCAAAGCTAGAAGGTACCGGACTGCCCTTCGCACCGATCGGCCGACCGGAGGATATGTTCGACGATCCGCAACTCGCAACCGGCGGGCTCGAGGAGGTCGTGCTCGACGATGGCAAGCCGACCAGACTTCCGACCGTCCCGCTGGAGATGGATGGAAAGCGCCCCGGCAGCAGCGTGGTTCTGCCGCGCCCCGGTGCCGATTCACGCGCGATCCTGGAGGGGCTGGGCTACCCGGCGCAGCGGATCGAGACATTGATCGAACAGGGTGCCGTGGAGACGGCCTGA
- a CDS encoding DUF1330 domain-containing protein — MAAWLVITAKIRDRDAFMACGYSQKAAAILEAHGGRYVIRAPGAAVLEGSGPAGASVVVSEWPNREAALSFYNSPDYAEAKRLREGLADIDILLVGA; from the coding sequence ATGGCCGCATGGCTCGTCATAACCGCGAAGATCAGGGATCGCGATGCCTTCATGGCCTGCGGCTATTCCCAGAAGGCTGCGGCCATATTGGAGGCGCATGGCGGCCGCTATGTCATCCGCGCTCCCGGCGCCGCCGTTCTCGAAGGCAGCGGACCGGCAGGCGCATCCGTGGTCGTTTCGGAATGGCCGAACCGGGAAGCGGCATTGTCCTTCTACAATTCGCCTGACTATGCGGAGGCCAAGCGCCTGCGCGAAGGGCTGGCGGACATCGACATTCTGCTCGTGGGCGCATGA
- a CDS encoding hydroxymethylglutaryl-CoA lyase: MTDILVSEVGPRDGLQSIKTVLPTQAKKAWIAAEAAAGVREIEVGSFVPPSLLPQMADTAELVAFARGIEGLNVVALVPNAKGAVRAVEAGVHGISIPFSMSETHSLRNVRKDHPAMLAEIAEVARIARDGGVHFAVGLSTAFGCTIEGAVPEDQVVRLAVAAAEAGAQEFSLSDTTGYADPAQVRRLVRKVRAAVGADKLTTLHLHNTRGLGLANAVAGLEEGITTLDSSLGGLGGCPYAPGASGNLVTEDLVLMLNSMGLRTGIDLEKLLAVRTILAEALPGEPLYGFTPDAGPMLDYAERIAR, encoded by the coding sequence ATGACCGACATCCTCGTTTCCGAAGTGGGCCCGCGCGACGGGCTGCAATCGATCAAGACCGTGCTGCCGACCCAGGCCAAGAAGGCGTGGATCGCGGCAGAGGCGGCGGCCGGCGTGCGCGAGATCGAGGTCGGTAGTTTCGTGCCGCCCAGCTTGTTGCCGCAGATGGCGGACACGGCCGAGCTTGTTGCATTTGCGCGCGGCATAGAAGGGCTGAACGTCGTCGCCCTCGTCCCCAATGCCAAGGGGGCAGTCCGTGCGGTCGAGGCAGGGGTTCACGGCATTTCGATCCCCTTCTCGATGTCGGAAACGCATTCGCTTCGGAACGTCCGCAAGGACCATCCGGCGATGCTGGCTGAAATCGCCGAGGTCGCCCGCATCGCGCGCGATGGCGGCGTGCACTTCGCCGTCGGCCTCTCCACCGCCTTCGGCTGCACCATCGAAGGGGCGGTGCCGGAGGATCAGGTCGTGCGCCTCGCTGTCGCGGCCGCCGAAGCCGGAGCCCAGGAGTTCAGCCTCTCCGACACCACCGGCTATGCCGATCCCGCCCAGGTCCGGCGCCTCGTCCGCAAGGTCAGGGCGGCGGTCGGCGCGGATAAGCTGACGACGCTTCATCTGCACAACACCCGCGGCCTCGGCCTCGCCAATGCGGTGGCCGGACTGGAGGAAGGGATCACCACACTCGATTCCTCGCTGGGCGGCCTGGGCGGCTGCCCCTATGCGCCCGGTGCTTCGGGCAATCTCGTAACCGAAGATCTGGTCCTGATGCTCAATTCGATGGGACTGCGAACCGGGATCGATCTCGAAAAATTGCTCGCTGTTCGGACGATCCTGGCAGAGGCCCTGCCCGGGGAGCCGCTCTATGGCTTTACGCCTGACGCGGGCCCGATGCTCGACTATGCGGAAAGGATTGCCCGTTGA
- a CDS encoding DUF1838 family protein yields the protein MTESDTSDETFLLSRRTLLTGVGLTSAGLAGAGLLGAAPTLAAPLAREEGIPTDPAARIAMMRRMRLRTDPGIVYWWFRGRNYAQQGAKLTPLCELVFGAVMKVTPLPDGGLETTQYELGFRTAPGSSERTDQLRNPLTGEMVDVPFVPVGPTTVRYTPNNDLIFDGAIANTKFTVEHVPELFYHIGDQISFQTHTAAVTETPGLPSRRLNDMSMITSPAKEALDPRVHCASATGYGTDLGDYARWWKMPAGMGNQCLRSVGRKETSYSGMPKDWVEMLARVNPEGARDPMKLLALKQEEYRN from the coding sequence ATGACCGAGTCCGACACCAGCGACGAGACCTTCCTCCTCAGCCGGCGCACCCTGTTGACGGGGGTGGGACTGACCAGTGCCGGGCTTGCCGGAGCCGGTTTGCTCGGCGCCGCGCCGACACTTGCCGCTCCCCTTGCCCGGGAGGAAGGCATTCCGACCGACCCTGCGGCCCGGATCGCGATGATGCGCCGCATGCGCCTGCGCACTGATCCCGGCATCGTCTATTGGTGGTTCCGCGGCCGCAACTATGCGCAGCAGGGCGCGAAGCTGACGCCGCTCTGCGAACTCGTTTTCGGTGCGGTGATGAAGGTCACGCCTCTGCCCGACGGTGGCCTCGAAACCACGCAGTACGAGCTCGGCTTCCGCACTGCGCCGGGCAGCAGCGAGCGCACCGACCAGCTCCGCAATCCGCTGACCGGAGAGATGGTAGACGTGCCCTTCGTACCGGTCGGCCCCACTACGGTGCGCTATACGCCGAACAACGACCTGATCTTCGATGGCGCCATCGCCAACACCAAATTCACGGTCGAGCATGTGCCCGAGCTGTTCTACCATATCGGCGATCAGATCAGCTTCCAGACGCATACCGCCGCCGTCACCGAAACGCCCGGCCTGCCCTCTCGCCGCCTGAACGACATGTCGATGATAACGAGCCCGGCCAAGGAAGCGCTTGATCCTCGCGTGCACTGTGCGAGCGCCACGGGCTATGGCACCGACCTCGGCGACTATGCGCGCTGGTGGAAGATGCCGGCGGGCATGGGCAATCAGTGCCTGCGCAGCGTGGGCCGCAAGGAAACCAGCTATTCGGGCATGCCCAAGGACTGGGTCGAAATGCTCGCGCGCGTCAATCCCGAAGGCGCGCGCGATCCGATGAAGCTGCTTGCGCTCAAGCAGGAAGAATATCGCAATTGA